GTTTGCGCTGGACGGCAAGTCCTACGAGATCGACCTCACCACGGCCAACGCGGACAAGCTCCGTGGCGCCCTTGAGGACTTCGTCAAGGCCGGCCGGCGTACCGGTGGCCGTGGTTCGGGCGGTCGCGGCAAGGCGCGCGCCGCCGCGACGGGCGGTGGCCAGGACACGGCGGCCATCCGCGCCTGGGCGAAGGAGAACGGTTTCGAGGTCAACGACCGCGGCCGCGTTCCCGCGTCCATTCGCGAGGCCTACGAGAAGGCCAACGGCTGACGGCTGCGACGCCGCAGCCGGACCCGGTGGCATTGCGTCGCCGCCGTGTCCACCAGTCGTACGAGACCGGAGCCCACGGCGGGATCGCTGTGCTGCGTGGTCCCTCCCTTCCCCATGCCGGGCAGGGACGGGAGCGCGGGCAGCGTCGGCTCCACCTCACAGCCGGGCTCCGGGGGTCGCAGCCAGACGGCGGCCCCCCGCGAGCCGGTCCATCCCGGGGGCGTCGGCGCGATGATCCGCCCGCCCGCCCCGACCGCGGTGAGGCCGAGGGGGATGTGTCCCCACTCCAGCCAGTCGAGCAGCCCCGGCAGCTCGTCCGCGCTTCCCGCGCTCACCAGGAGGCGCATCGTTTCCCCGCGCAGTGCCACCGGAGCCTTCGGCCCGAGGTGGCGCAGCGCCGCGAAACCGGCCTCCGCGGGAAGTTCCAGGACGTCGAAGCGCAGCCCCGTCAGGAGCCGCGCGGGACCTGGCTCGGGGGCGGTCGCCCAGCCGAGCTCGTTCTCGTACCACTGCCGCACCGGGTCGCTCTGCTCGACCGGTACCCGGGGCTGAGGAACTGTGGGGGCCATGCCGGGGCAACAGTCGCAACGGCGCACGGGTTACGCAGGGTGGCCGAATGGACGCGCTGCGTGTCCGGAAAGTGGGCGTGAGGACGTGTTCGGCGACGCAAGGCTGTTCGCCCGTAGCTGAGGGAACCGGGGCGCGCCGCATGGAGTGTCAGTCCTTACGGGTAAGACATCCCTAGTGGGGAGGGGCGACACGCGCTTCCGGGCGCCACACGTTCGCCATCGGCGTAGTGCTGGTGGGGGTAACTGCCTGGCCTGCGGGAACATCGTCTCGCACCATCGGGTTGGAGCAGTTGTCGGCGTTCGGGGTCAGGAGATCCTCCGAGTTGGGGTCCGGGTGTCGGCAGTTGGAATGAGCGGTCCCCGCTTGCGGGACTAAGCTGCGGAAGGACAGGGAGGGGACCGACCCCTTTACTGCCTGACCGCTCTGAGGAGCGATTAACGATGTTCGAGAGGTTCACCGACCGCGCGCGGCGGGTTGTCGTCCTGGCTCAGGAAGAAGCCCGGATGCTCAACCACAACTACATCGGCACCGAGCACATCCTCCTGGGCTTGATCCACGAGGGCGAGGGTGTCGCCGCTAAGGCCCTGGAGAGCCTCGGGATTTCGCTCGAGGCGGTCCGCCAGCAGGTGGAGGAGATCATCGGGCAGGGCCAGCAGGCTCCGTCCGGGCACATTCCCTTCACCCCCCGTGCCAAGAAGGTCCTGGAGCTCTCGCTCCGCGAGGCCCTTCAGCTGGGCCACAACTACATCGGCACGGAGCACATCCTGCTCGGCCTGATCCGCGAGGGCGAGGGCGTCGCCGCCCAGGTCCTGGTCAAGCTGGGCGCCGATCTCAACCGGGTGCGGCAGCAGGTCATCCAGCTGCTCTCCGGTTACCAGGGCAAGGAGACCGCCACCGCGGGCGGTCCTGCCGAGGGCACGCCCTCCACGTCCCTGGTCCTCGACCAGTTCGGCCGGAACCTCACCCAGGCCGCTCGTGAGTCCAAGCTCGACCCGGTCATCGGGCGCGAGAAGGAGATCGAGCGGGTCATGCAGGTGCTGTCCCGTCGTACGAAGAACAACCCGGTCCTGATCGGTGAGCCCGGCGTCGGCAAGACCGCCGTCGTCGAGGGTCTCGCCCAGGCCATCGTCAAGGGCGAGGTGCCCGAGACCCTCAAGGACAAGCACCTCTACACCCTGGACCTCGGCGCGCTGGTCGCAGGATCCCGCTACCGCGGTGACTTCGAGGAGCGCCTGAAGAAGGTCCTCAAGGAGATCCGTACCCGCGGCGACATCATCCTGTTCATCGACGAGCTCCACACCCTGGTGGGTGCGGGCGCCGCCGAGGGCGCGATCGACGCCGCGAGCATCCTCAAGCCGATGCTGGCCCGCGGTGAGCTGCAGACCATCGGTGCGACGACGCTCGACGAGTACCGCAAGCACCTGGAGAAGGACGCGGCCCTCGAGCGCCGCTTCCAGCCCATCCAGGTCGCGGAGCCGTCGCTGCCGCACACCATCGAGATCCTCAAGGGCCTCCGCGACCGGTACGAGGCGCACCACCGCGTCTCCATCACGGACGAGGCCCTGGTGCAGGCCGCCACGCTGGCCGACCGGTACATCTCGGACCGCTTCCTGCCGGACAAGGCGATCGACCTGATCGACGAGGCCGGTTCCCGGATGCGCATCCGCCGGATGACCGCGCCGCCGGACCTCCGCGAGTTCGACGAGAAGATCGCGGGCGTCCGCCGCGACAAGGAGTCCGCGATCGACTCGCAGGACTTCGAGAAGGCCGCCTCTCTCCGCGACAAGGAGAAGCAGCTCCTGGCCGCCAAGGCCAAGCGGGAGAAGGAGTGGAAGGCCGGCGACATGGACGTCGTCGCCGAGGTCGACGGCGAGCTGATCGCCGAGGTCCTGGCCACGGCGACCGGTATTCCGGTCTTCAAGCTCACGGAGGAGGAGTCCTCCCGCCTGCTGCGCATGGAGGACGAGCTCCACAAGCGCGTCATCGGCCAGAAGGACGCCGTCAAGGCACTCTCGAAGGCGATCCGGCGTACGCGAGCGGGTCTGAAGGACCCGAAGCGTCCCGGTGGCTCGTTCATCTTCGCCGGTCCGTCCGGTGTCGGTAAGACCGAGCTGTCCAAGGCGCTCGCCGAGTTCCTCTTCGGCGACGAGGACGCGCTGATCTCCCTCGACATGTCGGAGTTCAGCGAGAAGCACACGGTCTCGCGTCTCTTCGGTTCGCCCCCCGGCTACGTGGGGTACGAAGAGGGCGGCCAGCTGACCGAGAAGGTCCGCCGCAAGCCGTTCTCCGTCGTCCTCTTCGACGAGGTCGAGAAGGCCCACCCGGACATCTTCAACTCGCTCCTGCAGATCCTGGAGGACGGTCGCCTGACCGACTCCCAGGGCCGCGTCGTGGACTTCAAGAACACGGTCATCATCATGACGACCAACCTTGGAACCCGTGACATCTCGAAGGGCTTCAACCTGGGCTTCGCGGCCCAGGGCGACACGAAGTCCAACTACGAGCGGATGAAGAACAAGGTCAGCGACGAGCTGAAGCAGCACTTCCGTCCGGAGTTCCTGAACCGCGTGGACGACGTCGTCGTCTTCCCGCAGCTCACCCAGGGCGACATCCTGCAGATCGTCGACCTGATGATCACCAAGGTGGACGAGCGCCTCAAGGACCGGGACATGGGCATCGAGCTCTCCCAGCCCGCGAAGGAGCTGCTCGCGAAGAAGGGCTACGACCCGGTGCTCGGCGCGCGTCCGCTGCGGCGCACGATCCAGCGCGAGGTCGAGGACACCCTCTCCGAGAAGATCCTCTTCGGCGAGCTGCGCCCCGGCCACATCGTGGTCGTCGACGTGGAGGGCGAGGGCGAGACCGCCACGTTCACCTTCCGCGGCGAGGAGAAGGCGGCACTGCCCGACGTGCCGCCGATCGAGTCGGCCGCCGGTGGCGGCGCGGGCCCGAACCTGAGCAAGGACGCGTGACGCCCACGCAGGGCTGAACGCTCGAAGGGGCTGCCCCGGACCGTTTCGTACGGTCCGGGGCAGCCCCTTTTCCGTATGCCTCTTTTCCGTATGCGACTTTTTCGTACACGACTTTTTCGTGTGCGACGGTCACGCGGTGATCGTCACGCCCTCCGGTACGTTCCGAACGCGCGGCAGGCGCGGGTTGACGCGCAGGACGTGCAGGCCGGGGAAGCGGGCCAGCCACGACATGTCCGGGTCGGGCAGCTCCGCGTTGATCCACAGGTGGGTGAGCCGCTCGGGGACGAGGCCCGAGAGGAGTTCGTCGGTGCGCATGACGCCCGCCACTTGAATCCGGGGCCGCCCGCCGAGACCGCGCAGGGCGGCCAGCTCCGCCGCGTCGGACACGGGGAAGTACAGGCCCGCCGGGTCGAGGTGGGCGATGATCTCGCGCGCGTACCGCTCGGTGTCGAAGTGCCGCCAGGGGCGGGCCAGCTCGGTGCGGATGGCGAGGGAGGAGCGGCCGCGCAGCCGGGCCAGGTAGTCGATCGCGGCGTCCTCCTGGACGCGGGTCGCCGTGATGGCCAGGAGCAGCGCCTGCTGGTCGCCGGGCACCTGCTCGGGGTCCGGTAGCTGCTCCAGGACGATGGGTCCGACCCAGCCGAGGCTGCGGGCACCCTGTTCCGTCGTGGGCCGCAGCAGGTTCTTCGTGCGCCGGTGGACGAGTTCCTGGACGGCCGGGTCGAGCTCGCTGACGTGTTCCAGGCAGGCCGCGGCCATCAGGCGCCGGTGGTTGACGTGCGGCCTGCGCAGACCCGGGGCGGCGGCGAGCAGACGTTCCAGGAAGGCGGCGCACTCGTCAGGGCGGGCGTGGGCGGCGGACATGCGGATGACCTCCTCCCACTCCGGCTGGTGGGCGTGATCGACGAGGGTGTTGAGGCGGCCGCGGGCCACGATCTCCTTGGCGGCCAGATAGTCCTGGAACGTGCGGTGGATGAAGTCGACGGAGACGCCCGCCTGCTCGCGCAGCAGCCCGGTGCGGTGCAGCAGATGCCGGAAGATCTTCTCGCCGTCGCCCGCGGCACGGGCCGAGGGAATGGCGGGCAGGGCACCGTTCAGGACGTCGATGACGCGGGGGCGCGGCAGCTCCGAGAGACCCTCGTCGAGCATGGCGTGGGCGAGCTTGCGCAGAAGCAGCTCGCGGGCACCCTGCTGGAGCCGTACGTCATCGGCGTACAGCACGTCCCTTTCGGGGTCACGGCGCTGGAGCAGCATCTCCAGGGCGGCGTCGTAGAGCTCCTTGCGGCCCTTGGGCAGGGAACCGGAGCGGTCCCGGTTGAGAGCGCATATGAGGCCGCACATCAGCGGGTTGGTGGCGAGGCGGCGCAGCTCGCGGTAGATCCGTACGGAGTGCAGCAGGCGCTGCTCGTACTCCTTGAGGGCGTCCCGGTCCCGCTGCTCCCCGCACTGCTCGTCGCCCATCGCGGCGGTGTGCCAGTCGCGGATGAAGTGGGTGACCTGGTCGCGGGACATGGGGGCGAGCGACAGCTCGGTGAACCCTTCCTCGGCGAGGCGCTCCTGCGAGAGCCAGCCGTCCTCGACGGCGGAGGGCCGCGAGGTGACCAGGCAGGCGGTGCCGGAGAAGATGCGCAGGAGCCGGCGGAGCCGGTCGCGCAGGGCGCCGCGGCTCTCCTCGGGCGCCTCGTCGATCCCGTCGACCAGGAGCAGGGCACGGCCCGCGAGGAGGGTCCGTACGACCCATCCTTCGGGCGCCCGGTCGGCCAACGGGTGGCGGATGGCGTGCAGGAAGTCATCGGGCGCGGGAAAGCCTTCCCTGGCGAAGCGGCGTACGGGAAGGACGAACGGCACGCGGGTGCCGTTCCGGGCCGTGTCCACGGCCAGCCACTGCACGAGCGTCGTCTTCCCGGAGCCCGCGACACCGCGCAGCAGCACGCGCTCGTGCCCTTCCAGGGCGCGGTCGGCGAGGAGCACGGTGCGCTGGTGCCCGCCGGGGGCGGAGGCGGGTCCGTCGCTGCTCTCCTCCGCCTGGAGGCTGAGGTAGGTGTCCTCCAGGGGCCACCGATCGGGAGCGTTGGCGAGGTCGACGCCCACGATGGTCAGCCAGCCGTGCTGCCGTACGACTTCTTGCGCGTACGCGACTTCGAACTCGGCGTCTTCGCGGGATGGTTCGTTCCGTCGGGCGGCGGCCGCCACCTCGGCGTCGTTGAGGTCGACGAGCTGACGGACGCGGCTGGCGCGCTCGGGCATGTGGCGCTGGATGTACGGGGAGCGGCGCACGAAGTGGTGCAGCACGTGCAGACAGACGGCGACGAGCAGCTCGTCGTGGAACCAGGCGGCGTCGGGGCTCAGCCCGCGGTCCGCGCCCTGCACGGCGCCGCGCAGCCGCCGCGCATAGTCCTGCGGGCCGAGGCGCACGGCGTCGGCGTCGGTGAGGTCGAGTTCGCCGATGGCGAGGAGGGTGCGGGTCAGTACGTCGGCGACGGCGGGGAGCTCGCCGGTGGGCGCGCTGTGCCGCTCCGCGGCGAGCTGGATGAAGTCGGCGGCGGTGCGGTGGACGTGGTCCGGGTCGGCGGGGGCGTCGGGGCCGCGCCAGGTGGTGAGGGCGGCGATCAGGTCGGGGGTGGTGGGGGGTCGGGAGGGGGCGCGGAAGAACCGTTGTACGAGGGGCATGGTGCGGGCCGAGGGGGTGCGTACTACGGGCTCCATGGGCACAAAGGATAGGTCAAGTGCCTTGCGCCGGGCGGGCGTTGAGGCGTACGCCGGACGGGAGCTGCCGGGCGGTGTCCGCGTCCACCTCCGTGCCCACGTCCACGTCGGTGAGGCGCGGGAAGGCCGAGAGCCAGGCGAGCCCCTCGACGGGGTGGGGTGCGTCCAGCGAGAGCCGGGTGAGCTGCTCGGGCACGATGAGTTCCACGAGGTCCTCCACGCGGTAGGCGCCGATGACCTTGATGTTCGGCCAGCCTCCGATGGAGCGCAGGGCGCGGAGGTCCGCGGCGCCGTGCACGGGAACCAAGGGCCGTCGGGACAGGTGGGCGAGGATCTCCGACACGTAGGGCTCGCGGTCGAAGATCGTCCAGGACGCGGTGAGGACCAGCTGGACGTGGCGGTCGGGATGGTCGCGGAAGCGTGTCAGGAAGTGCAGCGCCGGGTCACTGCCGATCTTGGCGGCCACCAAGGGCACCAGGTGGGCGAGCTCGCCCTCGACGTCGTCGGGTCCGGGCAGCAGGTGGAGCACCAGATCGCCGCCCGCCTCCGCCAGGGCGTACGCCTCGCGCTCCGTTCGCGGCGGAATCAGCGACCGTACCCCCTCCTCCACACCCTGCCGCACGACCGGCGCCAGCTCCGCCGCGTACGCTGCCCCCGCCGCCGCGAGCAGCTTCCCCCGCGCCGTGCCGCCCGCCACCAGCCGCTGAAGCATCCGTTCCGCCTCCTTGGGCCGCGCGTGGGCGACCGCCAGCAGGATGACGTCCTCCCACTCGGTGCGGTCCGCGTTGTTCAGGAGCAGGTCGAAGTCCAGCTCCTGTACGGCGAGACGGGCGCCCAGGTAGTCCTGGAAGGTGCGGTGCAGGAAGTCCACGCGCCCGACGGCCGGCTCCCGCAGCAGGCCCGAGCGCAGGAGGAGCCAGTGGTACACCTCCTCGCCGCTGCCGTCGATGTTCATCGCGGGCGCGGCACCCCCGAGGATGCTCACGGCATCCGTTTCGTCCATCTCCGAGCGGCTGTTGCGGATCAGCCACCAGGCGAGCTTCTGGAGGAGCTGCACCTGGGTGGCGAACGGCAGCCGTATGACCATGACGTCCCGCTCGACGTCCCTGCGCTCAAGCAGCATCGTCAGAGCGGCCTCGTACAGGGACTTCCTGTCCTGCGGCAGGAAGCCGCGCCGCTCGCGGTGGAGCGCGCAGAGCATGCCGCACATCAGCGGGTTGGTGGCGAGTCGGTTCAGTTCGGAGGCGGCCCGCACGGTCTCCAGGAGAGCGGTCCCGATGCCGTCGTCCGCGCCCGCAGCACGGTGCCAGCGCCGCACGAACGTCTCGACGTCGTCGCGGGTCATCGGCGACAGCGTGAGCTCGGCGAAGCCGGTGGTGTCCAGCCAGCGGTCCGGGACGGCGGAGGGGCGGGTCGTGACGAGCCAGAGGTTGCCGGGGAAGGTACGCGTCAGGTCGCGCAGCCAGCGCTTGGCGGACTCGCGCCGGTCCTCGGAGATCTCGTCGAGCCCGTCGACGAGGAGCACGCCGCGCCCCGCCCGCAGCACGCGGTTCACCCACCCGGGCGGCTCCTCCCCGGCGACGAGGCACCCGACGGCGGTCAGGAAGTCGTACGGCGCGGGGAGTTCGGTGCCCGGCCGTACGATCCGCCGCATCGGCAGCACGAACGGCACCCGCCCGATGAGGTGGGTCAGCCCGTGCTCGTACGTCCGGTCGGCCGCCGTCACGGCGAGCCACTGGACCAGCGTCGTCTTGCCGGACCCGGCGACTCCGCGCAGCAGCACGTGGTCGTGCTGGGCGAGGACCTGCTCGGCGGCGACCTGGGCCGCGCCCTCGCCCAGGCGGTCCCTGGTCGCCTCCAGGCTGAGGTAGGCCGTGTCGAGGGGCCACTCGCTGGTGCCCGCGTAGACGTCGAGGCCGTAGATGGTGAGGGTGCCGTGGTGCGAGGTGATGTACGACGCGTACCGCGCCTCGAACGCGGCGTCCTCTGCTGACTGCGACGGCAGCCGATCGAGGAGTACGTCGACGGCCTTGACGAGCTGCGCGAGCTGGCGGCTCTGTTGCGTCTGCTGGCGGGCGATGTACGTCGACCGCTGCGTGAAGAAGTTCAGGATGTGCAGCGACGCGGTGTGCAGCAGCCGGTCGAGGAACAGCTCGGCGTCGCTGCTGAACGTGAACGTCGCGACGGTCACGGCCGACTGCGAGCGGAGGGTCCGCGCGAACTCGTCGGGGCCGAGCGCGACGGCTTCGTAGTCCTCGATGGTGAGGGTGCCGAGGGCGGCGAGGGAGAGGGCGAGGGCGGTCCGCACCGCGACGGCTTCCCCGGCGTCCACGGGGGCCTCGCCGGGTCCGGCCGCTCGCAGCGCCCTGCGGACGAGCTCGTCCGCGATCTTCTCGACGTCCTTCGGGGTGACGTCCCGCTTCTCGCCCCTGAACGAGACGAGCCCGGAGATCCGTACCGGCTTGGTGACCAGCGCGGCGCCGGGCTGGTCCTTCACGAAGAGCTTCTTCACGAGGGGCGCGACCGCGCTGGACGCGAGTCGGGCGCCTAGGGCTCCGGGGTCGACCATGGGTCGAGGGTAGGGCAACGGCGGTTACACGTAGGGTAGTTAGGGCGTGCCGGGGCCGTCTCGGGTTGCCCCCTGCCGGGTGATGCGGCCCCACGCCGATTGTGCAACAGGCCGTTGCACTATCGGCGCCGGTGTGGGTGCGGGAAGCCGTGCCGGATGGCCGCGGGTGGCTCGGTGAATTGTCCAACAGGCTGTTGGACAAACTGCGTTGCAGCTCGCTGAGAGGGCTCCTGGCGGTCGATTCGCCCGGTGCGCCTTCCCTGCGAGTGTGTGTCTATGAGAGCGGCAAACGCTGCGGGATGGGTGGTGAGGGTTGTGTCGGGGGCGTCGCTCTCTTGGAGGTAGATGCGGCCGGTGGGGTGTGCGGCCACGTAGACGCAGTTGGCGCCTCCCCCCTCGCTGAACGTGGACTTCTGCCAGTTGAGAGTGCTCATTCTGGGGCTCCCTGGAGGGGGCGAGAAGTAGTCGTGCGGGTGGAGAGGGTTCGTATGAGAGCGGCGAACGCAGCGGGGTGGGTGGTGAGAGTTGTGGTGGGGGCGTCGCTCTCCCGAAGGTGGACTGTTTCGGCGTTGTGGCTCGCCGCGACGTAGAGGCAATTGACGCCTGCCCCGTCGCTGAAAGAAGACTTCTGCCAGACGAGTTCGTGCACGGCGCTTCCCTAATGCGTGTAGAGGACATGGTGAATCAGGCCCCATGAGTCCCGTTGCTCGTGGCTACCCGGTGGCCCCTCGGCCGTCACCGGCGAGAGGGCGTTTCGCCTGAGCGAGTCGAACGTGCTCTTGTAACGGGTGATGGATTCGGCGTCGCCCAGCAGGAGAGGAGCGGCCGGGTGATCCAACAGCACTGTTTCCAACCCCGCTACGTCTGAGTCAAGGATCAAAAGCGGCGTGCCGAACCAGGCGCGGGCGCCGGAGTCGAAGGGCAGGATCTGGATGGTCGTGCCAGGGCGCTGTGCGGCGCGTACGAGGTGAGCGAGTTGGCCCCGCATAACTTCTGGGCTACCCACAGTGATGCGCAGGGCAGCCTCGTGGATGACGGCGTGGAGCGCCGTGGTGTAGTCACCCGAGAGGACCTGTTGGCGGGCGCGGCGGAAGTCGACCAGTGCCTCGATCTCCGCGGGGGAGGCGCCCGGTCGCGAGCTGTAGAAGAGGGCCCTCATGTAGGCCTCGGTCTGGAGCAGACCCGGGATGAGGAGCGTTTCGTAGCTCTGGACGCCAGCAGCGCGCGACTCCAACTCGGCCAAGTCGAGGCTGTGTTGCGACAGGGACTTACGGAACTCCGTCCACCACCCCTTGCCGTCGCTCTCAGCCATCCTGGTCAGTGTGGCGATGTAGGGCTCAGATCTGACGTCATAGGCGTACAGGAGTGCGACAAGGCGGTCCGCCGAGACGGCCGTCCGGGCTGCCTCGATGTGACTGAGGTGGGCGGCACCCAGGCCGATCCGGCTACTGGCCGCATTGACCGACAGCCCTGCGGCTTCGCGAAGTTTGCGGAGCTCAGAGCCGAGCCGTCTCTGCCGTTCGGTGATGTGTGTGCGCAGGGCCATGCGGGTTCTCCCGGTGGTTGGCCCACAGTTTGCCGCTATTGATCGGGCAAGGTCCAGCAATCCGCGCAAGACGGTTGCAGATCTGAGCCGGTATTCGCTACCTTGAGTGTGGCGACGCTCACACACTGTTGTCGGAAGCCTCGCTGTCGACGCATTCCCCCCACCCTGCCCGCCCACAGAAGCGCACCGCCCGATCCAACACCCCGTGCCGGACGGGGGATTGTTCGCGAGGAGCGGTAGGCCACTGCGGTCGGGCCACGTGGGGCCGGTCATTCACCAGTCGAACCAGCGACCCCAACGCCATGGAGGCGTCTCATGGGCGTACCCCCGCATGACCTCACGTCGGACACCTACACCCTGTTCACCCCCGGCAACGCCCACTCCGCCAAGATCTGCCGCGACTTCGTACAGCGCACCCTGGAAACCCTCGGCCTCGGCCACCTCGGGGACACCGCCGCTCTCTGCACCTCCGAGCTGGTGACCAACGTGCACCAGCACACGAAGAGCGACGTCCACCTGAGAGCCGCCGTCGCCACCACCCACGTACGCATCGCCGTGTACGACGGCGGCGACCAACTGCCCGCTCCCCGCAGGCCCGATGCGGAAGAGGAAGGCGGGCGGGGGCTCTTCCTCGTGACCGCACTGTCCGACGTGTGCGGGGTGACGCCCGCGAGTACGGGCAAAGGAGTGTGGTTTCAGCTCAATCGGTGAGTGGGCCGTAGACGTGTACGTCGATGTGGGCGGGCAAGGTGTCCAGGCCGGTGGCCACGGCGTGGACCGTCAGCTCCGTCAGGCTCGGATGGCAGGCCAGCGCGGAGACGTCGATGGGGGCGTGCTGGTCCCGGCTGCTGACCGGGCGATTGTATACGTAGAGGTGCCTGAGCCCCGGCGCGACCGTGCCGAGCCGGGAGGTCATGGCTGCCCAGGACGCGTCCGGAGAGAGCTGTAGGAGTGCCAGGCCGGGCAGGGCAAGTCCCGGCGGGACGGCCGTGAAGGCGTGCGACGGCAGGTGTAGCACGGTCAGGCCGGGAAGCGCCGCGAGCACCTCCCAGTCCGCGGCGGACAGCGGATCGTCGTCGCCGAAGGCCACTCGCTCCAGCGTCGGCCACCGGGTCGCGAGGTGCAGATCGGTCAGGGAGTCCCGGGAGTCCACGAGGTTGAGGAACGTCAAGGGCGCCTCGGCGGGGAACGGCGAAAGACTCCACGGCTCCTGCATGCCGACGAGGCTGAGTCCGTCGAGGTGGCCGAGGGCGTTCAGTGCCTCGGCCGTCAGCAAGGTCGGCGGGAACCTGTTGAGCATCAGGAAGGTGGGCTCGCAGGCCGCGATGAAGCGGGAGGCCACGGCGGGGGTGACGCCCGGCCTGATGTCCAGCTTCCGAGGGCGCAGGCCCAGCCGTTCGAGCTCGACGATCTGATCGTCGGT
The sequence above is a segment of the Streptomyces sp. Je 1-369 genome. Coding sequences within it:
- a CDS encoding ATP-dependent Clp protease ATP-binding subunit; this encodes MFERFTDRARRVVVLAQEEARMLNHNYIGTEHILLGLIHEGEGVAAKALESLGISLEAVRQQVEEIIGQGQQAPSGHIPFTPRAKKVLELSLREALQLGHNYIGTEHILLGLIREGEGVAAQVLVKLGADLNRVRQQVIQLLSGYQGKETATAGGPAEGTPSTSLVLDQFGRNLTQAARESKLDPVIGREKEIERVMQVLSRRTKNNPVLIGEPGVGKTAVVEGLAQAIVKGEVPETLKDKHLYTLDLGALVAGSRYRGDFEERLKKVLKEIRTRGDIILFIDELHTLVGAGAAEGAIDAASILKPMLARGELQTIGATTLDEYRKHLEKDAALERRFQPIQVAEPSLPHTIEILKGLRDRYEAHHRVSITDEALVQAATLADRYISDRFLPDKAIDLIDEAGSRMRIRRMTAPPDLREFDEKIAGVRRDKESAIDSQDFEKAASLRDKEKQLLAAKAKREKEWKAGDMDVVAEVDGELIAEVLATATGIPVFKLTEEESSRLLRMEDELHKRVIGQKDAVKALSKAIRRTRAGLKDPKRPGGSFIFAGPSGVGKTELSKALAEFLFGDEDALISLDMSEFSEKHTVSRLFGSPPGYVGYEEGGQLTEKVRRKPFSVVLFDEVEKAHPDIFNSLLQILEDGRLTDSQGRVVDFKNTVIIMTTNLGTRDISKGFNLGFAAQGDTKSNYERMKNKVSDELKQHFRPEFLNRVDDVVVFPQLTQGDILQIVDLMITKVDERLKDRDMGIELSQPAKELLAKKGYDPVLGARPLRRTIQREVEDTLSEKILFGELRPGHIVVVDVEGEGETATFTFRGEEKAALPDVPPIESAAGGGAGPNLSKDA
- a CDS encoding histone-like nucleoid-structuring protein Lsr2 produces the protein MAQKVQVLLVDDLDGGEADETVTFALDGKSYEIDLTTANADKLRGALEDFVKAGRRTGGRGSGGRGKARAAATGGGQDTAAIRAWAKENGFEVNDRGRVPASIREAYEKANG
- a CDS encoding SCO3374 family protein, producing the protein MAPTVPQPRVPVEQSDPVRQWYENELGWATAPEPGPARLLTGLRFDVLELPAEAGFAALRHLGPKAPVALRGETMRLLVSAGSADELPGLLDWLEWGHIPLGLTAVGAGGRIIAPTPPGWTGSRGAAVWLRPPEPGCEVEPTLPALPSLPGMGKGGTTQHSDPAVGSGLVRLVDTAATQCHRVRLRRRSRQPLAFS
- a CDS encoding DUF397 domain-containing protein, whose translation is MHELVWQKSSFSDGAGVNCLYVAASHNAETVHLRESDAPTTTLTTHPAAFAALIRTLSTRTTTSRPLQGAPE
- a CDS encoding helix-turn-helix domain-containing protein, producing MALRTHITERQRRLGSELRKLREAAGLSVNAASSRIGLGAAHLSHIEAARTAVSADRLVALLYAYDVRSEPYIATLTRMAESDGKGWWTEFRKSLSQHSLDLAELESRAAGVQSYETLLIPGLLQTEAYMRALFYSSRPGASPAEIEALVDFRRARQQVLSGDYTTALHAVIHEAALRITVGSPEVMRGQLAHLVRAAQRPGTTIQILPFDSGARAWFGTPLLILDSDVAGLETVLLDHPAAPLLLGDAESITRYKSTFDSLRRNALSPVTAEGPPGSHEQRDSWGLIHHVLYTH
- a CDS encoding NACHT domain-containing protein translates to MEPVVRTPSARTMPLVQRFFRAPSRPPTTPDLIAALTTWRGPDAPADPDHVHRTAADFIQLAAERHSAPTGELPAVADVLTRTLLAIGELDLTDADAVRLGPQDYARRLRGAVQGADRGLSPDAAWFHDELLVAVCLHVLHHFVRRSPYIQRHMPERASRVRQLVDLNDAEVAAAARRNEPSREDAEFEVAYAQEVVRQHGWLTIVGVDLANAPDRWPLEDTYLSLQAEESSDGPASAPGGHQRTVLLADRALEGHERVLLRGVAGSGKTTLVQWLAVDTARNGTRVPFVLPVRRFAREGFPAPDDFLHAIRHPLADRAPEGWVVRTLLAGRALLLVDGIDEAPEESRGALRDRLRRLLRIFSGTACLVTSRPSAVEDGWLSQERLAEEGFTELSLAPMSRDQVTHFIRDWHTAAMGDEQCGEQRDRDALKEYEQRLLHSVRIYRELRRLATNPLMCGLICALNRDRSGSLPKGRKELYDAALEMLLQRRDPERDVLYADDVRLQQGARELLLRKLAHAMLDEGLSELPRPRVIDVLNGALPAIPSARAAGDGEKIFRHLLHRTGLLREQAGVSVDFIHRTFQDYLAAKEIVARGRLNTLVDHAHQPEWEEVIRMSAAHARPDECAAFLERLLAAAPGLRRPHVNHRRLMAAACLEHVSELDPAVQELVHRRTKNLLRPTTEQGARSLGWVGPIVLEQLPDPEQVPGDQQALLLAITATRVQEDAAIDYLARLRGRSSLAIRTELARPWRHFDTERYAREIIAHLDPAGLYFPVSDAAELAALRGLGGRPRIQVAGVMRTDELLSGLVPERLTHLWINAELPDPDMSWLARFPGLHVLRVNPRLPRVRNVPEGVTITA
- a CDS encoding DUF397 domain-containing protein, yielding MSTLNWQKSTFSEGGGANCVYVAAHPTGRIYLQESDAPDTTLTTHPAAFAALIDTHSQGRRTGRIDRQEPSQRAATQFVQQPVGQFTEPPAAIRHGFPHPHRRR
- a CDS encoding NACHT domain-containing protein → MVDPGALGARLASSAVAPLVKKLFVKDQPGAALVTKPVRISGLVSFRGEKRDVTPKDVEKIADELVRRALRAAGPGEAPVDAGEAVAVRTALALSLAALGTLTIEDYEAVALGPDEFARTLRSQSAVTVATFTFSSDAELFLDRLLHTASLHILNFFTQRSTYIARQQTQQSRQLAQLVKAVDVLLDRLPSQSAEDAAFEARYASYITSHHGTLTIYGLDVYAGTSEWPLDTAYLSLEATRDRLGEGAAQVAAEQVLAQHDHVLLRGVAGSGKTTLVQWLAVTAADRTYEHGLTHLIGRVPFVLPMRRIVRPGTELPAPYDFLTAVGCLVAGEEPPGWVNRVLRAGRGVLLVDGLDEISEDRRESAKRWLRDLTRTFPGNLWLVTTRPSAVPDRWLDTTGFAELTLSPMTRDDVETFVRRWHRAAGADDGIGTALLETVRAASELNRLATNPLMCGMLCALHRERRGFLPQDRKSLYEAALTMLLERRDVERDVMVIRLPFATQVQLLQKLAWWLIRNSRSEMDETDAVSILGGAAPAMNIDGSGEEVYHWLLLRSGLLREPAVGRVDFLHRTFQDYLGARLAVQELDFDLLLNNADRTEWEDVILLAVAHARPKEAERMLQRLVAGGTARGKLLAAAGAAYAAELAPVVRQGVEEGVRSLIPPRTEREAYALAEAGGDLVLHLLPGPDDVEGELAHLVPLVAAKIGSDPALHFLTRFRDHPDRHVQLVLTASWTIFDREPYVSEILAHLSRRPLVPVHGAADLRALRSIGGWPNIKVIGAYRVEDLVELIVPEQLTRLSLDAPHPVEGLAWLSAFPRLTDVDVGTEVDADTARQLPSGVRLNARPAQGT